In the Kaistella sp. 97-N-M2 genome, one interval contains:
- a CDS encoding energy transducer TonB yields MNLDKDFLFNEVVFENRNKSYGAYVLRNEEGNMLTKALLVGVAFFATFAITPLLINSVTTPAPPIVENNGHTLTPVDNIPDDVKPPVSPVIPPKTIEQTVTLELPTPTRDTKREIPATSVSDLKDAKIGVENIDGVPPTISISPPVVQNVVVVPPIVAPKPVSNAPSTKVDVEAKFNGGIDAFRNKVVQNFDAGKFEGSGGIIKTTVTFIVEKDGTISGISATGPDAGFNREAEKTVKYIKGKWMPAKLNGENVRSYFNFPISMQFE; encoded by the coding sequence ATGAACCTTGACAAAGATTTCCTCTTTAATGAGGTTGTTTTTGAAAACCGTAACAAAAGTTACGGAGCTTATGTTTTGCGGAACGAAGAAGGTAATATGCTTACCAAGGCACTTCTTGTAGGAGTGGCATTCTTCGCGACTTTCGCAATTACTCCCCTTCTTATCAATTCCGTCACGACGCCGGCACCCCCAATTGTGGAGAACAATGGTCATACGCTCACTCCCGTGGATAACATTCCCGATGATGTAAAACCACCGGTATCACCGGTAATTCCGCCAAAAACGATCGAACAAACAGTAACCCTGGAATTGCCGACGCCGACCAGGGACACAAAAAGAGAAATCCCCGCAACTTCCGTAAGCGATTTGAAAGATGCTAAAATCGGTGTAGAAAATATTGACGGCGTGCCTCCAACTATAAGTATTTCGCCTCCGGTTGTCCAAAACGTGGTGGTCGTTCCGCCAATTGTCGCACCGAAACCGGTTAGTAATGCGCCAAGTACAAAGGTGGATGTTGAAGCGAAGTTTAATGGCGGCATCGATGCTTTTAGAAATAAAGTGGTGCAGAATTTCGATGCCGGAAAGTTCGAAGGATCTGGCGGTATCATCAAAACAACCGTTACTTTTATCGTCGAAAAAGACGGAACAATTTCAGGCATAAGCGCTACCGGGCCCGACGCGGGTTTTAACAGAGAAGCCGAGAAAACGGTGAAATACATTAAAGGGAAATGGATGCCTGCCAAATTAAATGGCGAGAACGTACGAAGTTATTTTAATTTCCCCATTTCAATGCAGTTTGAGTAA
- a CDS encoding N-acetylmuramidase family protein, with translation MITLKYRAKGPEVYTLCELLHKLGYQITISDSFTLEVDAAVKDFQKNNALVVDGAVGMKTWQVLLDKSKKIFNINDRFLSEEDLKDFAKKFNLELAAVKAINEVESSGKGFLMDGKPKILFEGHIFWNQLQKRGINPASLQTPQNRNVLYPKWTKTYYQGGVKEYDRLSEAIAISPNPKVKEAARAAASWGSFQIMGFHALSLGYASVQDFVDKMYIHEREHLKAFGRFLEVNNIMTSLRNKNWAKVAEKYNGAGYKANKYDVKLKTAYEKYAR, from the coding sequence ATGATTACTTTAAAATACAGGGCAAAAGGACCAGAAGTTTATACTCTCTGCGAATTACTGCACAAACTGGGCTATCAAATCACAATTTCAGATTCGTTTACACTTGAAGTGGACGCGGCTGTAAAAGATTTTCAGAAAAATAATGCGCTGGTCGTAGATGGTGCCGTTGGGATGAAAACCTGGCAGGTTCTTTTGGATAAGAGCAAAAAAATATTCAATATTAACGACCGTTTTCTGTCGGAAGAAGATCTAAAAGACTTCGCGAAAAAATTTAATTTAGAACTTGCCGCCGTAAAAGCCATTAACGAGGTTGAAAGCTCGGGCAAAGGTTTTTTGATGGATGGCAAACCGAAGATTCTTTTTGAAGGTCATATTTTCTGGAATCAACTTCAAAAACGTGGCATCAATCCGGCCAGCTTACAAACGCCGCAAAACCGCAACGTTCTATATCCAAAATGGACAAAAACCTACTACCAGGGCGGCGTGAAGGAGTACGACCGTTTAAGTGAAGCCATCGCCATCAGTCCCAATCCGAAAGTAAAAGAAGCAGCGCGGGCTGCTGCTTCCTGGGGAAGTTTTCAAATTATGGGATTTCACGCTTTAAGTTTAGGTTATGCATCTGTACAGGATTTTGTAGACAAAATGTACATCCACGAACGAGAACATTTAAAAGCTTTTGGTAGGTTTTTGGAAGTGAATAACATTATGACTTCTCTTCGAAATAAGAACTGGGCAAAGGTCGCCGAAAAGTATAACGGTGCAGGTTACAAAGCCAACAAATACGATGTAAAACTAAAAACAGCTTACGAAAAATACGCCCGATAA